A stretch of the Triplophysa dalaica isolate WHDGS20190420 chromosome 19, ASM1584641v1, whole genome shotgun sequence genome encodes the following:
- the LOC130408158 gene encoding lysosomal membrane ascorbate-dependent ferrireductase CYB561A3, with the protein MSLPVSFYALYVLSMCLGFLCVLFVCLWSGIWRGGFAWDGSFLQFNWHPVLMVVSLVVLYGNAILLYRVPLTWSRWWSKVAHAGLLLVAMVLSLLGVIAAFDFHSANNIPHLYSLHSWTGISTVILFILQWCVGLGAFLLPWSPLTFRIFLKPIHTWMGMAIFILSLITSQSGIDQKLLLTLNGRNGSNTEPYTALPTEAVFANSLGVLVVIFGLVVLRIIYNQEWRNPEFEQESNRVSVIHC; encoded by the exons atGTCTTTGCCGGTTTCCTTCTATGCGCTCTACGTACTTAGTATGTGTCTAgggtttttgtgtgtgttgtttgtgtgccTGTGGAGTGGGATCTGGAGAGGAGGTTTTGCCTGGGACGGCTCTTTTTTGCAGTTTAACTGGCACCCTGTGCTGATGGTGGTGAGTCTGGTGGTGTTATACGGAAACG CTATACTACTGTACCGGGTTCCTCTCACCTGGAGCAGATGGTGGTCCAAGGTGGCTCATGCCGGGCTACTGTTGGTCGCAATGGTGCTCTCTTTGCTGGGCGTGATCGCGGCTTTTGATTTTCACAGTGCCAATAACATCCCTCACCTTTATTCACTACACAGTTGGACTGGGATCTCAACTGTGATTCTTTTCATTTTGCAG TGGTGTGTAGGTCTGGGTGCCTTTTTGTTGCCCTGGAGCCCTTTGACATTTAGAATCTTTCTGAAACCAATTCACACCTGGATGGGCATGGCTATATTTATCTTGAGTCTTATCACCAGCCAGTCAGGGATCGATCAGAAACTACTGCTTACATT AAATGGGAGAAACGGAAGCAATACAGAACCCTATACTGCGTTACCCACTGAAGCTGTGTTTGCAAACTCATTAGGTGTTTtggttgttatttttgggtTGGTGGTGCTaagaattatttacaatcaggAATGGAGAAATCCAGAATTTGAGCAAGAAAGCAACAGGGTGAGTGTGATCCACTGTTAA
- the zgc:193801 gene encoding uncharacterized protein zgc:193801 translates to MSAFVAHPSVRVRGTELTYTPVLCQDEKCAGQEKGVHMHCPLCSVTEAYQDPVILRAHFRVKHVDKGIDFAGLKVLRCCNHCEIVGTIKGEKRFKGAHWHCYRCRNGFNRRDEAIKHYKTHFRNPHTTFQIQVTQNVNCRQYYGESSEARAQAYEGLTVSLGPDGASIASILTHPVLNTGTETLLTVEPKYDCERTGIPFGAEEEVGSSHNSDGTQTLVLMDADGQGSSMIYDTATGILTEQEVEGLEQSLLQKRLLELHQQIDILRQEKESMEKTLRGEIKQLKEQVASLVQSNVRMFEELQAYQCPDHSQQKVAKLMESLEAEHKELLQAQLASLRSEILSGTDYMAINGHKGALVLSVNEEEQQANAISGSETGLEDLQLQTDQHEDLKSSELELLPADTMICLESPSLHIDLPNTGLTTRVLEDKQEVSLSPVSSKKRNLVDDTEGTVETKVQRVC, encoded by the exons ATGTCAGCATTTGTG GCCCATCCATCAGTTCGCGTTAGGGGAACGGAGCTCACATACACACCTGTGTTGTGTCAGGATGAAAAGTGTGCAGGGCAGGAGAAAGGAGTGCACATGCACTGCCCACTGTGCTCTGTGACTGAGGCTTACCAAGATCCAGTAATCCTTCGAGCTCACTTCCGCGTTAAACATGTGGACAAAGGCATTGACTTTGCAG GTTTGAAGGTGCTACGCTGCTGTAATCACTGTGAGATTGTAGGCACTATTAAAGGGGAAAAGAGGTTCAAGGGTGCTCACTGGCACTGCTATCGCTGTAGAAATGGTTTCAACAGAAGGGATGAGGCCATCAAACACTATAAGACTCATTTCCGAAATCCTCACACCACATTCCAGATCCAAGTCACACAG AATGTGAACTGCCGACAGTATTACGGTGAAAGTTCAGAGGCACGTGCTCAAGCGTATGAAGGGCTAACAGTGAGTCTTGGACCAGATGGTGCTAGCATTGCATCCATCTTAACCCATCCTGTTCTTAACACTGGCACTGAAACCCTATTGACTGTGGAGCCAAAG TATGACTGTGAGAGAACTGGCATCCCATTTGGTGCTGAGGAGGAGGTGGGTTCTTCCCACAATTCTGATGGCACACAGACCCTTGTTCTGATGGATGCAGATGGACAGGGAAGCAGTATGATCTATGACACAGCTACCGGCATACTTACGGAACAG GAGGTAGAGGGTTTGGAACAGAGCCTTTTACAGAAACGACTCCTCGAGCTTCACCAGCAGATAGACATACTACGTCAGGAAAAGGAGAGTATGGAAAAGACATTACGTGGTGAGATCAAACAGCTCAAAGAACAG GTTGCAAGTTTGGTGCAGTCTAATGTAAGAATGTTTGAGGAACTGCAAGCATATCAATGCCCGGACCACAGCCAGCAAAAAGTAGCCAAGCTT aTGGAAAGCCTTGAAGCTGAGCACAAGGAGCTACTGCAGGCACAGCTTGCCTCACTCAGGAGCGAGATCTTGTCAGGGACAGATTACATGGCAATCAATGGCCACAAGGGGGCGCTGGTGCTCAGTGTGAATGAAGAGGAGCAACAGGCAAACGCAATCAGTGGCTCTGAAACAGGACTAGAGGATTTACAACTACAAACCGACCAACATGAGGACTTGAAGTCCTCAGAGCTGGAACTTTTGCCAGCAGATACAATGATTTGTTTGGAGAGCCCCAGCTTGCACATAGATTTGCCAAACACTGGACTGACCACCAGGGTTTTAGAAGATAAACAAGAAGTGTCATTGTCTCCTGTGTCATCTAAGAAGCGCAATTTAGTGGATGACACAGAGGGGACTGTTGAAACAAAAGTACAGAGAGTCTGCTGA
- the LOC130408190 gene encoding pyroglutamylated RF-amide peptide receptor produces the protein MNLTSQLLDLMLEASNLSRWKFIQEYSIPPLVAVPRLPSALLPVFGLLYVLIFGLAVMGNGSVLVLLCRRKALQSPSTFFICSLALSDLLISIVCVPATLLQHFFSNWLAGDFLCKLIPFLQVTAIATSMLTMTCIAVERFQGILYPLHVRNSYFLFHAFKMLVTVWMAALIIAAPLWFVQKVEVKYDFLFDVHHTCCLEVWPSRQQRRAYTTCLSVLVFLAPLATMAILYWKIMKELWGKHKVHDVMFQTLPGSEINKITRRKKRAIRMMATVVLLFASCWAPFHLVSLLLDYGQLDLDLDSEFLLVSVVQILGFSNSVCNPLVYAALNTTFKRDLLALLTHGRKPGGGCCFSSTGSCWFRRRHKRVGVSAVESVEPRRGLERTCRQGGIRSWSKLAWEPEAEKPTSNAFHPVNLLTAIRSNKSTSTMVLSIIDPPHTDSTSGSDQPVSGLVAE, from the exons ATGAACCTGACCTCCCAGCTCCTGGATCTTATGCTGGAAGCCTCCAACCTCTCCCGCTGGAAGTTCATACAGGAATATTCCATCCCTCCTTTGGTGGCAGTTCCCAGACTCCCAAGCGCCCTTCTTCCCGTCTTTGGTCTTCTCTATGTGCTCATCTTTGGGCTTGCAGTTATGGGCAACGGATCTGTGCTGGTTCTTCTATGTCGCAGGAAGGCTCTGCAGTCCCCCAGCACTTTCTTCATTTGCTCTCTGGCGCTCAGTGACCTTCTCATCTCCATTGTATGTGTTCCTGCAACACTATTACAGCACTTCTTCAGCAATTGGTTAGCAG GGGATTTTCTGTGTAAGCTAATACCATTCCTCCAGGTGACCGCCATTGCGACCAGCATGCTCACCATGACATGCATTGCTGTAGAGCGTTTCCAGGGAATCCTTTATCCCCTGCACGTCCGCAACAGCTACTTCCTTTTCCATGCCTTTAAGATGCTGG TCACCGTGTGGATGGCTGCCCTGATAATTGCGGCTCCCTTGTGGTTTGTCCAGAAAGTGGAG GTGAAATATGACTTCCTGTTCGATGTCCACCACACCTGTTGTTTGGAAGTCTGGCCAAGCCGGCAGCAGAGAAGAGCTTACACTACTTGCCTATCCGTTCTGGTTTTCCTGGCTCCATTGGCGACAATGGCCATCCTGTACTGGAAGATTATGAAAGAGCTTTGGGGAAAGCACAAAGTGCATGACGTCATGTTCCAAACACTCCCAGGATCTGAAATCAACAAGATTACAAG GAGAAAAAAACGTGCTATAAGGATGATGGCCACCGTGGTGCTGCTCTTTGCTTCCTGCTGGGCACCTTTCCATCTGGTCTCCCTGCTGCTCGACTATg GTCAGCTAGATCTTGATCTTGATTCTGAGTTTCTTCTGGTCAGTGTGGTTCAGATCCTTGGATTTAGTAACTCGGTATGCAACCCGCTGGTCTACGCCGCCCTCAACACGACCTTCAAGAGGGACCTGCTGGCTCTGCTCACCCACGGACGGAAACCTGGTGGAGGTTGTTGTTTCAGCAGCACAGGCTCTTGCTGGTTCCGGAGGAGACACAAACGAGTCGGTGTCTCAGCAGTGGAGTCGGTAGAACCCAGACGGGGTCTGGAAAGGACATGTAGACAAGGAGGTATCAGGTCATGGAGTAAACTGGCATGGGAACCTGAAGCAGAAAAACCAACGTCCAATGCGTTCCACCCTGTGAACCTGCTTACTGCCATCAGGTCCAATAAGAGCACCAGTACCATGGTTTTAAGCATCATTGACCCTCCACACACAGACAGCACATCTGGGTCTGACCAGCCTGTATCAGGACTAGTGGCTGAGTGA